The Kribbella jejuensis region GAGTGCCTGGCGTCCGGCTTCGTGATCGAGCAGCGCCCGTTTGCGTTCGATGCCGCCGCCGTAGCCGGTCAGACTGCCGGTCGACCCGAGCAGCCGATGGCACGGCACGATGATGCTGATCGGGTTCTTCCCGTTCGCGAGCCCGACGGCGCGCGCGGACTGCGGTTTCAGTCCGAGCGCGTCGGCGAGCCCGCCGTACGTCGTGGTCTCGCCGTACGGGATGTCCTGCAACGCGGTCCAGACCTGTCGCTGGAACGGCGTACCGACGAGATGGAGTGGTACGTCGAACACCGTCCGCCCGTGGTGGAAGTACTCGTCCAGTTGCTCCGCGACCGCACGCAGAGTCGAGTCGTCGCGGTCGCCGAATCTGGCCTCGTGGGGCCGGTAGCGCTGCTGGTCCATGTACAGCCCGGTCAGCTCGCCCGCGTCGGTGCCCACGAGCGTGAGCGGACCGACCGGGCTGTCGACGACGGCGTACGTCACCGAGTGGACTCCCACTGCGCGCGGTCGATGCGGTAGAGCACGTGCCGCTTGAGCCGGTGCCCGTCGTCGAGCCGCGGGTGGTCGAAGTCGCCGGCTTCGTCGTGCACCATGCCGATCCGCTGCATCACCCGCTGCGACGGCACGTTCGTGGTCGCGGTGAACGAGACGATCTCGTCCAGCCCGGCCGGACCGAACCCGTACGCGAGCGCCGCCCGGGCCGCCTCGGACGCATAACCGTTGCCCCAGGCACCCTTTGCCAGCCGCCAGCCGATCTCGACCGCCGGCATGAAGTGTGCCTCGAAGCTCGGCACCGACAGCCCGGTGAACCCGATGAACTCACCGGTCTCCCGCACCTCGAGCGCCCACAGACCCCAGCCGCGCTCGTCGATCAGCGGCAGGTTCCGGTCGATCAGTGCGTCGCTCTGCTCGCGCGTCTGCGGCGCCGGAAAGTGCTCCATCACCGCCGGGTCAGCGTTCAGCGCGGCAAACGGGTCGCGGTCGGAATCGCGCCACTGGCGCAGTAGGAGACGGTCGGTGGACAGCTCAGTCATGCTCGCTCCGGGGCAGTTGGATCACCTGGTACGTCACGTCGTCGGCGGCCGGGATCTTGTTGATCGGGTGGTCGCCGGTGGCCCACAGGTACTGCACGGCGTACGCACGCCAAGGCCGCCACGCGCGGGCGTGGTCGGTCAGTGGTTTGGGGGCCTCGGGCAAGCCTAGGTCACGGGCGGCGTAGCGGATACCGAGATCACTGGCCACGAAGGCGTCCGGGTCGCCGAGGGCGCGCATCGCGATCGACTCGACCGTCCACGGGCCGATACCGGGCAGGGCGGACAGTTGCTCGCGGGCGCGGTCCCAGTCGGCCCCGGCGCCGAGGTCGATGTCGCCGTTCGCGAGGGTGCCGATCAGCGTGGTGAGTGTCGTCCGGCGGGTCTTCGGGAACTTGAGGGTCTCCGGGTCGAGGTTCGCGAGCGCCTGCATCGTCGGGAACAGGTGCGTGAGGCCGCCACCGGGGTCCTCGATCGGTTCACCGTGCTGCAGGACCAGGCGGTGCGCGTGGGTGCGGGCCGCGGCGGTCGACACCTGCTGGCCGAGGACCGCGCGAACGGCGAACTCCTCGCCGTCGACCGTGTGCGGGACCCGCCGGCCCGCAGCCTTCGCGATCAGCGGTGCGAGCACCGGGTCCTCGCTGAGCAGGTCGTCGACGGCGATCGGATCCGCGTCGAGGTCGAGCATCCGGCGGCAGCGGCTGATCGCGATCGCGAGGTCGCGCTGATCGGTGAGCGAGAGCTGGCAGGCGATGTGGTCGGGCATCGGCTTCAGCGCGACGACGCCGTGACCGTGCGGGAGCCGGAGCGTCCGGCGGTAGTGGCCGTCGCGCCATTCCTCTACGCCGGGTACGCCGGTCGCGATCAGGTG contains the following coding sequences:
- a CDS encoding methylated-DNA--[protein]-cysteine S-methyltransferase, which encodes MTYAVVDSPVGPLTLVGTDAGELTGLYMDQQRYRPHEARFGDRDDSTLRAVAEQLDEYFHHGRTVFDVPLHLVGTPFQRQVWTALQDIPYGETTTYGGLADALGLKPQSARAVGLANGKNPISIIVPCHRLLGSTGSLTGYGGGIERKRALLDHEAGRQALIN
- a CDS encoding GNAT family N-acetyltransferase, with the translated sequence MTELSTDRLLLRQWRDSDRDPFAALNADPAVMEHFPAPQTREQSDALIDRNLPLIDERGWGLWALEVRETGEFIGFTGLSVPSFEAHFMPAVEIGWRLAKGAWGNGYASEAARAALAYGFGPAGLDEIVSFTATTNVPSQRVMQRIGMVHDEAGDFDHPRLDDGHRLKRHVLYRIDRAQWESTR
- a CDS encoding AlkA N-terminal domain-containing protein gives rise to the protein MYECRERCVRAVQSKDARFDGWFFTAVLTTKIYCRPSCPVVPPKVENMRFYPSAAAAQQAGFRACKRCRPDASPGSPEWNDRADLVARAMRLIADGVVDRDGVPGLAARLGYSVRQVQRQLLAELGAGPLALARAQRAQTARLLIETSELQMADVAFAAGFASVRTFNETVQEVFAVAPTELRRRARRGTSSAAPGTISLRLPFRAPLAPDNLFGHLIATGVPGVEEWRDGHYRRTLRLPHGHGVVALKPMPDHIACQLSLTDQRDLAIAISRCRRMLDLDADPIAVDDLLSEDPVLAPLIAKAAGRRVPHTVDGEEFAVRAVLGQQVSTAAARTHAHRLVLQHGEPIEDPGGGLTHLFPTMQALANLDPETLKFPKTRRTTLTTLIGTLANGDIDLGAGADWDRAREQLSALPGIGPWTVESIAMRALGDPDAFVASDLGIRYAARDLGLPEAPKPLTDHARAWRPWRAYAVQYLWATGDHPINKIPAADDVTYQVIQLPRSEHD